DNA sequence from the Halorussus limi genome:
ATTCGCTCATACAACCCGGTAATACCACAAGGTTGTTGAAAGGCGTTGCGGAATCGGTCTTCGGAACTCTCGACCGGTCCGGCGGCGCGATGTTACCATGCAGCAGCGGTGCGTCCGCCTACGCAGGCGAAAACTGGCGACAGGTCGGAACGCCGCGGCGTTCCGGCCTCGGCACTCGGTCGCCTCTCGTCACTTTCGACCCGTTTCCGCGAAATCGGCGAAACCACCGACGCGAGTCCTGCGTCACGCGTATCCAGCGAAAATCAGGCTTCAGAGCGCCGATACCCGTGATACCGCGACCCTCGGAAGCGTTATCCGTAGCGGGGGTCTCTCTATAGTTGCAATGGCAAACGGAACTGTTGATTTCTTCAACGACACTGGCGGCTACGGTTTCATCTCTACCGACGACGCGGACGACGACGTGTTCTTCCACATGGAGGACGTTGGCGGCCCCGACCTCGAAGAGGGAACGGACATCGAATTCGACATCGAAGACGCCCCCAAGGGCCCGCGCGCGACGAACGTCGTCCGCGCGTAAGTCGGAAGACACGTCGCATAGCGCGACGCTATACTGCGATTTTTACGGAAACTACGCTCGACAGCGAAACGCTCGTCCGACGGCGAGACGCTCGTCGCTCGACGGCGAGACACGTTCCGCCGCACCGCGACCGTCAGCGGACGGTCCGGAGGTCGGACCCGTACTCGCTGTCGGCGTAGCGCCCCCGTTCGTTCCAGTCGGCGACGCTCTTGCCGACGGTGGCTAACGCCGAGCGCAGTCGGTCGGTGTCGACCGTCCCGTCGTCCCGGAGTGCGGCCCGGACGGCGTCGGGGCCGGGGAGCGTCCGGTCCACGTACCGCACTTCGTACTCGGTCACGGCGTCGTCCCGCGCGCGAGCGAACTCGGAGATGTCATGCAATCGTCGCGTAGTTCCGTCGGAACGACAAAAAGTTAGTGGAACCGCGGCGGTCGGTCAGTCCAACTCTCCCCGGCGAATCGCGCGTTCTGCCTCCGCCAGCGCCGCCTCGCGGTCGAATCCCTCGACGATGGCTTCCAGTTCCTCGCGACTCGCACCCTGCTCTCGCAACTCTCGCGCATGCTTCGTCACGTTCGGCACGGCACGGACGATGTTGTCGATTATTGGAACCGCGGCGGTCTGGGCCGACCGAGACATCGGGTTCAAGTCGATAACTATCTCGACTTTGCCCATCTCGGCCAGCGCCTCCGCCCGGTCGCCGTCCTCCAGCGGAACCACCACCACGTCGGCGGAGTAGATGCCGTCTCCGTCCACCTTAGCGCGCTCGTGGTCGAGGCCGGGAATCCGGGCGTCGGCCGCGAGACCCTTCACGTCCTCCGCGCCGTGGTCGCGCAGGTGGTCGGCGATGGCTTCCATGCGCTCGTCGGTGCGATTGAACAGGTTGACTTCGAGGTCCGCGTCCACGGCCTCGGCCAACTCGACCATCTCGCCGGGGACGAGCGCCGCGACGTTCCCGTTCACCGAGAGGACGGGGTGGTCGGCGAGGAGCAACCGGGCGGCGGCCGCGCGCGCCGCCTCGTCGGCGCTCGGGATGGTCTCCTCGCCCAGGAGGTAGTCGTAGGCCTCGCCGCGGCCCTGCGCGATGAGACCCTGCTTGCTCGTGATGCCCTTCTCCACGCCCTCCTCGATTCGGTGGCGGGTCCGGAGCGACTCGGCGCGGGGGTGGTCGTCGGGAATCTCGGTCATACCTCCGCCTCGGAGTCGAGTCGGGAAAAATCAGTCCATCTTCAGCGTCGCGCCCGAGGGGTGGGTCTCGCAGGTCTCGGGGTCGTAGCCCGCCCGCGAGAGACCGTTGCCCAGCGCGAAGACGGTCTCGCCGAGCATCGCCATCGCGGCCTCGCCGCCCGCCTCCTCGACCTCCGACAGGACGCCCGCTATCTCGGGCGTGAGCAGGTCGGCCTCGCGGGCGAACTCCCGGGAGGCGGCCATCAGCGTCGGCAGTGTCGGTTCCTCCACGAGGCGGACGAGTTTGTCGACGCCGACCTCCGAGAGTCGGTCGGTGTTGCCGGCGAGGACTTCCGAGGTCGAGCGCTCGCCGAGCGTCAGGTACTCGACGCGGGTCCGGGCGGGCACGCCGTCCATGCGGCCGTACTCGGGCGCGCCGGGGTCGAGTCGGACCGGGACGCCGCCGCGGGC
Encoded proteins:
- a CDS encoding cold-shock protein yields the protein MANGTVDFFNDTGGYGFISTDDADDDVFFHMEDVGGPDLEEGTDIEFDIEDAPKGPRATNVVRA
- a CDS encoding 4-phosphopantoate--beta-alanine ligase, translated to MTEIPDDHPRAESLRTRHRIEEGVEKGITSKQGLIAQGRGEAYDYLLGEETIPSADEAARAAAARLLLADHPVLSVNGNVAALVPGEMVELAEAVDADLEVNLFNRTDERMEAIADHLRDHGAEDVKGLAADARIPGLDHERAKVDGDGIYSADVVVVPLEDGDRAEALAEMGKVEIVIDLNPMSRSAQTAAVPIIDNIVRAVPNVTKHARELREQGASREELEAIVEGFDREAALAEAERAIRRGELD
- a CDS encoding pantoate kinase; the encoded protein is MTGDSSRAFVPGHVTGFFSVHEADDPEQAGSRGAGLTLSEGVTVEVEPAAETSMQLNDEPAAVEAVTRVLSDLGVEARVTATTDLPVGAGFGVSGAAALGTALAANRSFECGRSENELVAIAHAAEVEAGTGLGDVVAQARGGVPVRLDPGAPEYGRMDGVPARTRVEYLTLGERSTSEVLAGNTDRLSEVGVDKLVRLVEEPTLPTLMAASREFAREADLLTPEIAGVLSEVEEAGGEAAMAMLGETVFALGNGLSRAGYDPETCETHPSGATLKMD